GCGAGAAAGCGTTCCGCCTCCGGGCTCAATAATTCGCTCAGGCCGACTTTGCTGAGATAGATGCTGGAGTCGTGTTTTGAGGCGCAGAGCGAGAGCCGGACGGTGTTGTGGAATAATGTGGCGCTTGCGTGCGAGACGGGTTCGTTGAGGGCGGCGATGCAAAACGGCCCCCAAAGGCAGCGTATGGCATTCGGGGTCTGCCCCATTTTTTTGAGCCACCCCGCCACGGTTTCATTCGCGGTGGGGCTTGCGCCGAGGCGGATCATGGCTCCGAGCCGGAGGATGGCGAAGCGGTCCTTCCAGGACAGCTCCTTGAAGCCCAGCAGGGCGGAAACCAGATGCAGCGGCGCGGGCAGGGGCGAGGCTTTTAAAATCGATCTGTTACCATCAGCGGAAAGATAGGGAACTTCGATCCCGTCCTGCAATGCGAGCTTGCCGGTAACGCCCAGCATTTCAAACAGCGCGAGGCAGTCGCGGTAGCAGCCCATGAAAATGTGCTGGCCGTTGTCGAGCGTGAGGCCTGTGTGGGCGTCCACGAAGCTATGGGCCCGACCGCCGGTGTAGGCCTTGGCTTCAAAAACTTCCACCTGATGACCCTGCCGTGCCAGGTGCAGGGCAGCGCTCATTCCGGCAAACCCGGCGCCCCAGACCGCAATTTTGCGCGGTGGCTTCAGCTTTTTTCGGTTGATGAAGGCTCCCTCGTTGCGGGCTTTCGAAGCGGCAGCCAGTTTTTCCAGTTTGTTCAGGCGGACTGGTTTTTGAAGGATCTGATATTTGCGGCGACGGATTTTTTGGAGCAGCCGGTAATAGACCTCAGTCATGAGTTCCGCCGCGATGAAGCCGGGCCGGTCCTCGGCCGGCAAAAGGCGGGCGGCTTTTTGAAAATAATGCTCGGCTCGGAAAGCCTGGCGCCGGAGCAACCGTTCGCGGCCTTCGTGCGGGGCGGTGGAAAACAAATCAGCCTCGCTGACGCCGAAGGCCCTCAGTTCGTCCTGGGGCAGATAGATCCGGCCATATTGATCGTAATCATAGCGCACGTCGCGGAGAATGTTGGTCAGTTGAAACGCCATGCCGAGCGCGACGGCATATTCCTTGGCCTGCGGCTGTGTGTAACCGAAGATTTCGATGGAAACGAGACCGACGGCGGAGGCGACACGGTAGCAGTAGAGCGACATCTCCTGGAAATTTTCATAGCGCGTCTTGCCGACGTCCATTTCCACGCCATCCAGCAGGTCATAGAACGGCTGGTTTGGGATTTGATAGCGAAGGATGATTTCCTTCAACTCGAAGCCCAGTTCGGAATCCGGCGCGCCTTCGCGGCAGTTGCGCACTTCATCGCGCCAAAATTGGATCTCGCGGCGTTTTTCCTCGTCGGACTTTTGTTTGTCATCAACGATGTCATCCACGATCCTGCAGAACGCGTAAAAGGAGGACATGGCCCGGCTCTTTTCCGGGGGCAGGGAAATAAAGGAGAGCGCCAGGTTGGACCTGCTGCTGCGCGTAATTTTCTGGCCGATGGTCGTGGACATTGTCTAACGCTTTATTAAAGACAGTGGAACGAGATAAAGGGCGTCGGCAATCGTGAGCTTGGGGCGGCGCGACAGGGTGTCGTAGTTCTGGCGCCGGATTTTTTTCAAGATCGTGGCGCCGCCGAGCCAGGTCAGGCGGATTTCCCAG
The nucleotide sequence above comes from Candidatus Methylacidiphilales bacterium. Encoded proteins:
- the hpnE gene encoding hydroxysqualene dehydroxylase HpnE, encoding MSTTIGQKITRSSRSNLALSFISLPPEKSRAMSSFYAFCRIVDDIVDDKQKSDEEKRREIQFWRDEVRNCREGAPDSELGFELKEIILRYQIPNQPFYDLLDGVEMDVGKTRYENFQEMSLYCYRVASAVGLVSIEIFGYTQPQAKEYAVALGMAFQLTNILRDVRYDYDQYGRIYLPQDELRAFGVSEADLFSTAPHEGRERLLRRQAFRAEHYFQKAARLLPAEDRPGFIAAELMTEVYYRLLQKIRRRKYQILQKPVRLNKLEKLAAASKARNEGAFINRKKLKPPRKIAVWGAGFAGMSAALHLARQGHQVEVFEAKAYTGGRAHSFVDAHTGLTLDNGQHIFMGCYRDCLALFEMLGVTGKLALQDGIEVPYLSADGNRSILKASPLPAPLHLVSALLGFKELSWKDRFAILRLGAMIRLGASPTANETVAGWLKKMGQTPNAIRCLWGPFCIAALNEPVSHASATLFHNTVRLSLCASKHDSSIYLSKVGLSELLSPEAERFLAATGSKINLGRGVREIHFDGNHVSGFTTTDGAAVSADCYVSALPWTALRALLPENAPLVQNLKQIESAPIISIHLLSDCPITSDAYVGLLDSPVQWIFNRGKATAEGQSGYLSAIVISAAYDLMQLDSRGLIEKVWSEINRHFPGTRGGKILHQVTYKSRDATFAARPGVDAFRPGPKTDWDNLYLAGDWTHTELPATLEGAALSGHRAAVAID